In Notamacropus eugenii isolate mMacEug1 chromosome 1, mMacEug1.pri_v2, whole genome shotgun sequence, one genomic interval encodes:
- the LOC140519232 gene encoding ubiquitin-conjugating enzyme E2 C-like, giving the protein MSSQNCNPDTASTANAASKGVEPREGTARRSVGRSLQQELMTLKMSGAKGISAFPESDNLFKWVGTIHGAAQTAISVWTSSRASGQLCTMSGPSCLLGEPNIDSLLNTHSAELWTDLTPFKKYLLEIYMKQVTSQEPGCPSSCVYVKYA; this is encoded by the exons ATGTCCTCACAGAATTGCAACCCAGATACTGCCAGTACTGCCAATGCTGCCAGTAAGGGGGTCGAGCCTAGGGAGGGCACAGCTCGAAGGTCTGTGGGCAGGAGCTTACAGCAGGAATTGATGACCCTAAAGATGTCTGGAGCCAAAGGAATTTCTGCCTTTCCAGAGTCAGACAATCTCTTCAAGTGGGTTGGAACCATCCATGGGGCAGCCCAGACA GCAATATCTGTTTGGACATCCTCAAGAGCAAGTGGTCAGCTCTGTACGATGTCAGGACCATCCTGCTTGCTGGGAGAACCCAATATTGACAGCCTATTGAACACACATTCGGCTGAACTTTGGACAGACCTCACACCCTTTAAAAAGTACCTGCTGGAAATCTACATGAAACAGGTGACTAGCCAAGAGCCCGGCTGCCCTTcatcttgtgtgtat gttaaatatGCCTGA